The Rahnella aceris genome contains the following window.
CGCCAGAAAATAAAAGCCATGACTCATACAAAGACTGACCGTGGCTAAGTCAAAGTCCTGCTCGTCAGGCAAGACGGTCAGTGGACCCAGCAGGGAAAATAAACGCTGAACCTCTTGATCAGCACCAGTCAGGATCACGCTCGATTTATTGATTTCAGCGGCGAAGGAAAACATCAGTCTGACACAATCAGTGTGTCTGAATAGCTTTCGCAGACTCTGTGAGGGCAGCCCCGGCACCAGTGAAACCAGCGTTTGCGCGCTTCGCAACTGCACCTGATTGGCCATTTCATTCAGAGCATGGCGATCCACGCCGGTAATAATGACATCAGTCTCATTGATGACATCCTGGTAACTGTCCAGCGTCCAGCAGGGGAACTCTCTTCCCAGCTTGCGCACGCGTTCGTTGTTTCCCGAAACCAGAAATACCTCTGCATCAGGCGCGGCAAGAAACAATCCTCGTACCAGTTTTTCAGTTAACGCGTCTACCTCCAGAATACCTATCCTTTTCATCAGTCCCCCGGTTATCAGTACGGCTCTGTCGTGTTATCTACGGTAAAAAGGTCGTCACGTCTGTGACACAAGTAAGGGAAGATCTGCGGCATCTTATGGTGTGGCCGTTTCCGGTGGCTGCCAGCCTCCGCCGAGCGCCCTGAACGTTGCAACAGCCGCGCGCGCAGATTCTGTCTGCGCCTGCGCCCTGGCGTCGGAAGCCTGTAACAGGGTTTCATCGTTGTGCAGGACGTCCATCAGGCTGGCCGTTCCCTGCCGGTAAGCGATAAAAGATGACTGGCGGGCGCTGGCCAGGGCGGTTTCACCGCGGGTCAGCGTGGCGGCCTGTGTTTCACGATTGACCAGAGCAGAGAAAGCATTTTCGACGTCTTCGGTGGCGCGTAATACCGACAGGCGATAGGCCGCGAGCGCTTCGGCTTCCTGGCCTTTCGCCTGATCTATCTGGGCGTTGATGCGACCAAAATCGAAGAGCCGCCAGCGCAGTCCCAG
Protein-coding sequences here:
- a CDS encoding NAD(P)-binding domain-containing protein codes for the protein MKRIGILEVDALTEKLVRGLFLAAPDAEVFLVSGNNERVRKLGREFPCWTLDSYQDVINETDVIITGVDRHALNEMANQVQLRSAQTLVSLVPGLPSQSLRKLFRHTDCVRLMFSFAAEINKSSVILTGADQEVQRLFSLLGPLTVLPDEQDFDLATVSLCMSHGFYFLAEGLACWLTGKGMADDTARQLVLNGLKDCAEYAGYHPSINLGELGQDMSSAAPGMSQGVEVLARMAALTPWHVASDTVLSEIQENPAAQITR